The following proteins come from a genomic window of Acinonyx jubatus isolate Ajub_Pintada_27869175 chromosome C1, VMU_Ajub_asm_v1.0, whole genome shotgun sequence:
- the LOC128312899 gene encoding putative uncharacterized protein DDB_G0277255, with amino-acid sequence MRRAHQNRTSLSEEQLRAAVTAERTMGPPEGRGRAQRLSEVDEAQRRMDAEIWQLLSSFAAHPHPPAPGLLLHPQPAAALQAALTSSSSSPSSSSSSSSSSPSSSSSSASAPSSAGSQFSLSYEGFSLLPGSLYYWQLPQAFLGNKVTRSWGLTGCHQNLKYSRALFQSPL; translated from the exons ATGCGCCGGGCTCACCAG AACCGCACGTCCCTCTCAGAGGAGCAGTTGAGGGCAGCTGTGACAGCTGAGAGGACCATGGGGCCCCCAGAGGGCAGGGGCCGGGCACAGCGGCTATCGGAG GTGGATGAGGCCCAGAGGCGGATGGATGCCGAGATCTGGCAGCTCCTTTCCAGCTTTgctgcccacccccatccccctgccccggGGCTCTTGCTCCATCCCCAGCCTGCAGCTGCCCTACAAGCAGctctcacttcctcctcctcctccccctcctcctcctcctcctcctcctcctcctccccttcttcctcctcctcttcagctTCTGCACCTTCCTCAGCAGGCTCTCAG ttctctctctcctacGAAGGCTTCTCTCTACTTCCTGGGAGCCTCTATTATTGGCAGCTGCCCCAAGCCTTCCTGGGGAACAAGGTAACAAGGAGCTGGGGGTTAACAGGGTGTcatcaaaacctaaaatattcgAGAGCCCTTTTTCAAAGTCCTTTATGA